The following are encoded together in the Mycolicibacterium arabiense genome:
- a CDS encoding class I SAM-dependent methyltransferase yields the protein MAPDAEQRAVEHAQDIAHGDGHDYTIGSPHLRHAALRKRIDARISGAVEEIVKRQGGCAVLEIGAGHGSFTDTVLASGGSATVTEMSRASYEYLDAKFSGNTSVRVVYDADGNAPFDDGAQYDLILLISVIHHIPDYVDVTTRLCDNVLRPGGTVVTFQDPVWYPRQKRWHRALTWGSYFAWRVFQGELRRGLATRWRRVRGVYSDSNPSDLVEYHVVRQGVDDHALQDLFNERFANVEVDRYFSTQSPQLQSLGGNLFPCNTFGIVARGHGQ from the coding sequence ATGGCGCCAGATGCAGAGCAGCGTGCGGTCGAGCACGCGCAGGACATCGCACACGGGGATGGCCATGACTACACGATTGGCAGCCCCCACCTACGCCATGCCGCGCTGAGGAAGCGCATCGACGCTCGCATCAGCGGTGCAGTCGAGGAGATCGTCAAGCGTCAGGGTGGTTGCGCCGTGCTCGAGATCGGAGCTGGACACGGTTCGTTCACGGATACGGTTCTGGCATCTGGTGGTTCGGCGACTGTCACCGAGATGTCAAGAGCCAGCTATGAATACCTTGACGCGAAGTTCTCCGGCAACACGTCCGTGCGCGTCGTGTACGACGCAGATGGCAACGCTCCCTTCGATGACGGTGCACAGTATGACCTCATTCTGTTGATCTCCGTCATTCACCACATACCCGATTACGTCGATGTGACGACGAGGCTGTGCGACAACGTCCTTCGGCCGGGTGGCACTGTCGTGACGTTCCAGGACCCGGTCTGGTACCCACGACAGAAGCGCTGGCACAGGGCGCTGACGTGGGGTTCCTACTTTGCGTGGCGGGTATTCCAGGGAGAACTCAGACGCGGACTCGCAACCAGGTGGCGTCGCGTGCGCGGTGTCTACTCCGATTCGAACCCGTCCGATCTCGTCGAATATCACGTGGTGCGTCAGGGCGTCGACGATCACGCTTTACAAGACTTGTTCAACGAGCGCTTCGCCAATGTCGAAGTGGATCGGTACTTCTCGACACAGTCTCCGCAGCTCCAGAGTTTGGGTGGAAATCTGTTCCCATGCAACACCTTCGGGATCGTTGCACGCGGCCACGGGCAGTAG
- a CDS encoding FkbM family methyltransferase produces MLKTKALWYAKDLQRLGLSYQARHLHRRDKREFLVRVKDVGNIALRPRSADPAVVSQVFSWLQYDTSQFPQHARLLQAYRDILGRGHRPLILDLGANNGASARWFAREYPEASIVAVEPDADNARMCRLNTEGYAVEVITGAIGGAPGHVCLDTADMASVSYTATRSVDGGVPVVTVAEILERRGPDHELLIVKIDIEGFEEDLFASGTEWVEKAYAIMIEPHDWKYPDRHTSRHLQETMGRLAFQMMLSGENLIYVRHE; encoded by the coding sequence ATGCTGAAGACGAAGGCGCTGTGGTACGCCAAAGACCTGCAGCGGCTCGGGTTGTCGTATCAGGCTCGGCATCTTCACCGACGCGACAAGCGCGAGTTTCTCGTTCGCGTCAAGGATGTCGGCAACATCGCGCTACGGCCCCGGTCGGCCGATCCAGCGGTCGTGAGCCAGGTGTTCAGCTGGTTGCAGTACGACACCAGTCAGTTTCCGCAACATGCTCGCCTGTTGCAGGCGTACCGCGACATCCTGGGTCGTGGGCATCGTCCACTGATCCTGGACTTGGGAGCGAACAACGGCGCTTCTGCCCGTTGGTTCGCACGCGAGTATCCGGAGGCGAGCATCGTCGCCGTCGAACCCGACGCCGACAACGCTCGCATGTGCCGCTTGAACACCGAGGGGTACGCGGTCGAAGTGATCACGGGAGCGATTGGCGGTGCGCCTGGCCATGTTTGCCTCGACACGGCGGACATGGCCAGCGTGTCCTACACCGCGACCAGGTCGGTCGACGGCGGCGTGCCCGTCGTCACGGTCGCGGAGATCCTGGAGCGCCGCGGCCCAGATCACGAACTCCTCATCGTCAAGATCGACATCGAGGGCTTCGAGGAAGATCTCTTCGCATCGGGCACTGAATGGGTCGAGAAGGCGTACGCCATCATGATCGAGCCACACGACTGGAAGTATCCAGACCGGCATACCAGCCGCCACCTGCAGGAAACGATGGGCCGCCTCGCCTTTCAGATGATGCTCTCGGGGGAGAACCTCATCTACGTGCGGCACGAGTAG
- a CDS encoding lipopolysaccharide biosynthesis protein → MDSDTRRNLGAYYLNFLVVAAVGFIVNPLLLGALGPVMFGVWRSLQRYLDFATVADGRAAQALKWIVASRTTLTDAERRRDVGAAVIVWVRWLPMAALAAAALAFATPLLIKGIPDDARTVAYTTAAILAANTVLAGLLAIPDSVLVGVNQGYKSMLVTTAAFVVSNGAIIIVAFSGGPLWSLAVIVLATAVVNAACTLLVARRAVPWWGVSRPTRPDLRRVLGYSSWTIGWVLVDKLFLTCELIVLSVMVGAVAVTQYTFTTFVMQFVLSIALVTASGFMPKLGSQLGATKMTEAAELARSVRHLVIGVAVLGSGAILAFNGTFVALWVGSDQFLGTTLNALFIVAGLQLTLIRVDGQILDVTMRIAPKVLVGLFSSAGGIAAGCIAFAVSQDIATALVAIIVMRLVSNVAYPVFVGRSIPGSAVPWPPVILSGVLLIVSYGIGVLTQSGSFAANSALAVGWIALAGIVSWCGLLPKATVRAFIDRRSG, encoded by the coding sequence GTGGACTCTGACACCCGTCGCAATCTCGGCGCTTACTACCTGAACTTCCTCGTCGTTGCGGCGGTGGGCTTCATCGTCAACCCCCTTCTGCTCGGCGCGCTCGGTCCCGTGATGTTCGGCGTATGGAGGTCGCTGCAGCGCTACCTCGACTTCGCGACGGTCGCGGACGGTCGCGCCGCGCAGGCCTTGAAGTGGATCGTGGCCAGCAGGACGACGCTTACCGATGCCGAGAGGCGTCGCGACGTGGGCGCAGCGGTCATCGTGTGGGTTCGATGGCTTCCCATGGCGGCTCTCGCAGCCGCGGCGTTGGCCTTTGCGACACCCCTGCTCATCAAGGGAATTCCGGACGACGCTCGCACCGTGGCGTACACCACCGCAGCGATCCTCGCTGCGAACACCGTCCTCGCCGGACTGCTCGCCATCCCCGACTCGGTTCTGGTCGGAGTCAACCAGGGCTACAAGTCGATGCTCGTCACGACGGCGGCCTTCGTCGTCAGCAACGGCGCGATCATCATCGTTGCGTTCTCCGGCGGTCCGTTGTGGTCGCTGGCCGTGATCGTGCTCGCGACCGCGGTCGTCAACGCTGCATGCACCCTATTGGTTGCCCGGCGTGCGGTGCCCTGGTGGGGCGTTTCACGGCCTACCAGGCCCGACCTGCGCAGGGTCCTCGGGTACAGCTCGTGGACGATCGGCTGGGTCTTGGTCGACAAGCTCTTCCTCACCTGCGAACTCATCGTTCTCAGCGTCATGGTCGGCGCCGTCGCGGTCACCCAGTACACCTTCACCACATTCGTGATGCAGTTCGTCCTGTCGATTGCACTCGTCACCGCTAGCGGGTTCATGCCCAAGCTTGGTTCTCAGCTTGGCGCAACGAAGATGACCGAGGCCGCCGAGTTGGCCAGATCCGTCCGGCATTTGGTCATCGGAGTGGCAGTGCTCGGCAGCGGTGCCATTCTGGCGTTCAACGGGACGTTCGTCGCGCTGTGGGTCGGCAGTGATCAGTTCCTCGGCACGACCCTGAACGCTCTCTTCATCGTGGCCGGGCTGCAGCTGACCTTGATCCGGGTCGATGGACAGATCCTCGACGTCACGATGCGCATCGCGCCGAAGGTGTTGGTCGGATTGTTCAGTAGTGCAGGCGGAATCGCTGCCGGATGCATTGCGTTTGCGGTAAGCCAAGACATCGCCACAGCACTCGTCGCGATCATCGTCATGCGGCTCGTCAGCAACGTTGCCTACCCTGTCTTCGTGGGCCGTTCCATTCCGGGATCCGCTGTACCGTGGCCGCCCGTCATCCTTTCGGGTGTGCTTCTCATCGTCTCCTATGGCATCGGAGTGCTGACCCAGAGCGGTTCCTTTGCAGCCAATTCCGCACTAGCCGTGGGATGGATCGCCTTAGCCGGCATCGTGTCGTGGTGCGGGCTCCTGCCCAAGGCGACGGTCCGCGCCTTCATCGACCGGCGGTCCGGTTGA
- a CDS encoding NAD-dependent epimerase/dehydratase family protein, whose translation MHALVTGAAGFVGSHLAKRLRDDDHDVVGLDSFTDYYDVALKRANADGAVRAGVKFVEADLNEVDLRGVLDGVDVIFHLAGQPGVRSSWGDEFATYTRCNVEATQKLLEASRDSRSLRRLVFASSSSIYGDAERFPTSESDRPQPISPYGVTKLAAEHLCSLYASSFDIPTVSLRYFTVYGPGQRPDMAFTRFAQAAVRGSEITIFGSGEQVRDFTYVDDVVEANVLAATCDVTPGTVLNVAGGSYTSVNEVLDVFRELASTELTVTRVEAMAGDVRRTGGDTAAIRSVLGWRPVVGLREGIERQLKWAAESDLR comes from the coding sequence ATGCATGCCTTGGTAACTGGCGCGGCAGGATTCGTGGGGAGTCACCTGGCGAAGCGGCTTCGGGACGACGACCACGACGTCGTCGGCCTCGACTCGTTCACGGACTACTACGACGTTGCGCTCAAGCGTGCCAACGCCGATGGGGCTGTTCGCGCCGGCGTGAAATTCGTTGAGGCGGACCTCAATGAAGTCGATTTGCGTGGCGTCCTCGATGGTGTCGACGTGATCTTTCATCTCGCCGGGCAGCCCGGTGTGCGCTCCTCCTGGGGTGATGAGTTCGCGACCTACACTCGCTGCAACGTCGAAGCTACCCAAAAGCTGTTGGAAGCGAGCCGAGATAGCAGGTCTCTTCGGCGTCTAGTGTTCGCGTCGTCGTCGTCGATCTATGGCGATGCGGAGCGGTTTCCGACGAGCGAGTCCGACCGACCGCAACCGATCAGCCCCTATGGGGTGACGAAGCTTGCCGCCGAGCACTTGTGCAGCCTGTACGCATCAAGCTTCGACATCCCAACGGTGTCGTTGCGGTACTTCACGGTTTATGGTCCTGGCCAACGTCCGGATATGGCGTTCACACGTTTCGCTCAGGCGGCTGTTCGTGGTAGCGAGATCACCATCTTCGGTTCCGGAGAACAGGTTCGCGACTTCACCTACGTCGATGACGTAGTCGAAGCGAACGTACTCGCCGCAACCTGCGATGTTACGCCCGGGACGGTGTTGAACGTTGCCGGCGGGTCCTACACCTCGGTCAACGAAGTCCTAGACGTCTTCCGCGAACTCGCCAGTACCGAACTGACGGTCACTCGGGTCGAGGCCATGGCCGGCGACGTTCGCAGGACGGGCGGCGACACTGCCGCTATCCGGTCGGTGCTTGGTTGGCGGCCCGTCGTGGGCTTGCGAGAAGGAATTGAAAGGCAGCTGAAATGGGCTGCTGAGAGTGATCTTCGCTGA
- a CDS encoding glycosyltransferase translates to MAVDRVSILSLHYPPDATGIAPYAGALAAGLEARHHRVSAYVAHPFYPEWRIRKGYGQWSRTENVDGVAVHRVRHYVPRPPRGIRRLVSELSFGARLLFCRFGSDSVVVAVSPALFATAMVALRIRLMRSRPRLVVWVQDIYTLGLAETKEGGGLTALVTKFVERFALSAADSVVAIHARFAEYLVAALGVDAERISIIQNWTHLAPAPEMSRRDARAALGWPTDVRLIVHTGNMGAKQGLENVVEAARLADRDGAPVKFVLVGDGGERARLEELAAGIERIQFVDPLDEVDYRRALAAADCLLVNELPGVATMAVPSKLTSYFAASRPVLAATDPTGITAGEVERAGAGVAVPAGEPRVLLDTALDLVEDVDAAVVYGSAGRRYCQDALGAEAALDAFDRVIRDVAARRADRFAVQRSIATSNG, encoded by the coding sequence ATGGCTGTAGATCGAGTCTCGATACTGAGCTTGCACTACCCGCCGGACGCCACGGGCATAGCGCCCTACGCTGGGGCGCTCGCGGCCGGCCTTGAGGCTCGTCATCACCGCGTGTCCGCGTACGTCGCGCATCCCTTCTATCCCGAGTGGAGGATCCGCAAGGGATACGGTCAATGGAGCAGAACCGAGAACGTCGATGGCGTAGCCGTTCATCGCGTGCGCCATTACGTACCTAGGCCACCGAGAGGTATTCGCCGACTGGTGTCGGAGCTTAGTTTCGGCGCGAGGTTGTTGTTTTGCAGATTCGGTTCCGACTCGGTTGTCGTTGCCGTTTCGCCAGCCCTATTCGCCACTGCAATGGTTGCGCTGCGAATTCGGTTGATGCGGTCGCGTCCGAGGTTAGTCGTATGGGTGCAGGACATATACACGCTTGGATTGGCGGAAACCAAGGAGGGTGGCGGTCTCACGGCGCTCGTCACGAAATTCGTCGAGAGATTCGCGCTTTCTGCCGCAGATAGTGTGGTGGCGATCCACGCGAGGTTTGCTGAGTACTTGGTCGCGGCCCTCGGGGTCGATGCTGAACGCATTTCGATCATCCAGAATTGGACCCACCTCGCGCCCGCGCCTGAGATGTCGCGTCGGGACGCCAGAGCGGCTCTGGGATGGCCCACCGACGTGCGTCTGATCGTCCACACCGGGAACATGGGGGCGAAGCAGGGGTTGGAGAACGTAGTGGAGGCGGCGCGACTGGCAGATCGCGATGGGGCTCCGGTGAAGTTCGTCCTGGTGGGTGACGGTGGTGAGCGGGCGCGACTCGAGGAGCTAGCGGCCGGTATCGAACGGATCCAGTTCGTGGACCCATTGGACGAGGTGGATTACCGGCGTGCGCTGGCTGCCGCTGACTGTCTCTTGGTCAACGAGCTTCCGGGAGTCGCCACGATGGCAGTCCCGAGCAAGCTCACGTCTTACTTCGCCGCTTCCCGGCCGGTCCTCGCCGCCACCGACCCCACGGGCATCACTGCCGGTGAGGTCGAACGTGCGGGTGCAGGTGTCGCGGTGCCCGCAGGCGAACCGCGGGTGCTCCTCGATACCGCGCTTGACCTGGTTGAAGATGTCGATGCAGCGGTCGTTTACGGAAGTGCTGGACGGCGCTACTGCCAGGATGCTCTGGGCGCTGAGGCGGCCTTGGACGCGTTCGATCGAGTGATACGCGACGTTGCGGCGAGGCGTGCGGACCGGTTCGCGGTGCAAAGGAGCATCGCGACGTCGAACGGCTAG
- a CDS encoding FkbM family methyltransferase has product MVNRYGIDVVRYPLSSPLARTARLLEHHRVDCVVDVGANDGGFATAIRGLGYAGRIISFEPLEAPFTSVQRKATNDGNWDTVQCAVGDVKSEVTINVSGNDGLSSSVLPMLETHTNVEPTSRYVGSETVRQERLDTLLPQLGIGRDSRTFLKVDVQGYERAVLDGAAELFADGTIIGLQLELSLVPLYGGAMTYREGLDRAEAMGMTLMGLDPVFADPKSGQLLQADAVFFASSARGQTQAG; this is encoded by the coding sequence TTGGTCAATCGCTACGGCATTGACGTGGTGCGTTATCCCCTGAGTAGCCCGCTGGCACGTACGGCGCGATTACTGGAGCACCATCGCGTGGATTGCGTGGTGGACGTCGGCGCCAATGATGGCGGGTTCGCCACTGCCATCCGAGGACTCGGGTACGCCGGACGAATCATCTCCTTCGAACCGTTGGAAGCGCCCTTCACCTCGGTTCAGCGCAAGGCGACCAACGACGGCAACTGGGACACAGTGCAGTGCGCCGTCGGCGATGTGAAGAGCGAGGTGACGATCAACGTCTCCGGCAACGACGGTCTCTCCAGTTCGGTACTGCCGATGCTGGAAACCCACACGAATGTGGAGCCGACATCGCGTTACGTCGGTAGCGAAACCGTGCGCCAGGAGCGCCTCGACACCCTCCTCCCCCAGCTCGGCATCGGCCGAGACAGCCGCACCTTCTTGAAAGTCGACGTTCAGGGTTACGAGCGTGCGGTACTCGACGGCGCGGCCGAGCTGTTCGCAGATGGCACGATCATCGGCCTTCAGCTGGAACTCTCGTTGGTGCCGCTCTACGGCGGAGCCATGACGTACAGAGAGGGGCTGGACCGCGCTGAAGCGATGGGGATGACGCTCATGGGCCTCGATCCCGTTTTCGCCGACCCGAAGTCCGGGCAGCTGTTGCAGGCAGACGCCGTATTCTTCGCGTCGAGTGCCCGGGGCCAGACGCAGGCCGGATGA
- a CDS encoding glycosyltransferase family 4 protein → MRVTLIGPMPPPVNGQSVVMSHVVGKLTPQFAKMRVADIGEGQTGGRLGRFVGVGRSVRAWRSIPGSRAVYIAVKADHGMWLTTATAAVARLFRARVFLHHHSYCYVRERKPRMVALARVAGPRAHHIVLAKSMARDLKAVMPEIRRTLIVGNAALVDTTLLDVPLRADRSQLVLGHLSNLYLDKGIAEVVDLALALKNARTPARLIVGGPTTDVEARRHLSRAARELGALFEYRGPLSGDAKHAFYGDITHFVFPSRYVHESVPLVLYEAMAAGAVCVSTRQGSIPEQLAGSPGILALSKDTFVQETLPALIGATGSCAASRESRRAFTRSLAESQEQLAVLATQLATG, encoded by the coding sequence ATGAGGGTCACGCTCATCGGTCCGATGCCTCCGCCGGTGAACGGGCAGTCGGTGGTGATGAGCCATGTCGTCGGGAAACTAACACCGCAGTTCGCGAAAATGCGGGTAGCAGACATCGGCGAGGGGCAGACCGGCGGACGGCTGGGGCGCTTCGTCGGAGTTGGTCGATCGGTGCGCGCGTGGCGGTCCATTCCGGGTTCGCGGGCGGTGTACATAGCGGTCAAGGCAGACCATGGCATGTGGCTGACGACGGCGACGGCTGCGGTGGCCCGGCTGTTCCGGGCGCGGGTGTTCCTACATCACCACTCGTACTGCTACGTCCGGGAACGAAAGCCTCGGATGGTCGCGCTGGCGCGAGTCGCGGGACCGCGCGCACATCACATCGTGCTCGCCAAATCCATGGCGCGGGATCTGAAAGCGGTCATGCCGGAGATTCGGCGCACTCTGATCGTCGGCAACGCCGCACTGGTGGACACGACGCTGCTCGACGTACCCCTGAGGGCAGACCGTAGCCAGCTGGTGCTCGGCCACCTGAGCAACCTCTACTTGGACAAGGGGATCGCTGAAGTCGTCGACCTTGCGCTGGCACTCAAGAATGCCCGCACGCCGGCTCGTCTCATTGTCGGCGGCCCCACCACCGACGTGGAGGCGCGCCGGCACCTCAGCCGCGCCGCACGGGAACTCGGGGCCCTCTTCGAGTATCGCGGACCGCTGTCGGGGGACGCGAAACATGCCTTCTACGGCGACATCACGCACTTCGTCTTTCCGTCGCGGTACGTCCACGAGTCGGTGCCGTTGGTTCTCTACGAGGCGATGGCAGCAGGTGCGGTGTGCGTGTCGACCCGGCAGGGGTCGATACCCGAGCAGTTGGCTGGCAGTCCCGGCATACTTGCCCTGAGCAAGGACACGTTCGTCCAGGAAACGCTGCCGGCGTTGATCGGCGCGACGGGGTCGTGCGCTGCGTCGCGAGAGTCGAGACGAGCGTTCACCAGGTCACTCGCTGAGTCCCAGGAACAGCTCGCCGTCCTTGCGACGCAACTGGCGACCGGCTGA
- a CDS encoding acyltransferase → MGWTIGHDVRIGSCLVVAVEQARLSDGVSIGPFNVFRNLAGLECGDDVRLGQWNWFTASGHMRQAGGSGTLTLGPQSSITSRHYVDCTGGVRVGAYSTIAGERSTLLTHGISWVTSDQTYDSIEIGEYCLLSSNVNVTPGSVVGDRVVVGMGATVAGNLAEPGLYVQPRAVLVKPDLTGQYFQRQLGSVTTVRPRT, encoded by the coding sequence ATGGGGTGGACCATCGGCCACGACGTTCGAATCGGTTCATGCCTCGTCGTGGCGGTAGAGCAGGCACGCTTGAGCGACGGCGTCAGCATCGGACCGTTCAACGTGTTTCGGAATTTGGCCGGCCTCGAGTGCGGGGACGACGTTCGCCTAGGCCAGTGGAATTGGTTCACTGCATCGGGTCACATGCGGCAAGCGGGCGGGTCCGGAACGCTGACCTTGGGCCCACAATCATCGATCACGTCAAGGCATTACGTTGATTGCACCGGTGGTGTGCGGGTAGGCGCGTACAGCACGATCGCCGGCGAGCGATCGACCCTCCTCACTCACGGCATCTCCTGGGTGACCTCAGACCAGACCTATGACTCGATCGAGATCGGTGAATATTGCCTGTTGTCTTCCAACGTGAACGTGACCCCGGGCTCAGTGGTGGGAGATCGCGTCGTCGTCGGGATGGGCGCGACCGTCGCAGGCAATCTCGCCGAACCGGGTCTGTACGTTCAGCCACGCGCCGTGCTCGTCAAGCCCGACCTCACCGGGCAGTACTTTCAGCGACAACTGGGCAGTGTGACGACCGTCCGGCCGCGCACGTGA
- a CDS encoding class I SAM-dependent methyltransferase encodes MDLPSLNEHDGHVKLSPLQGASDPGPSIANWLFRVSDGRQRSSLRVLDVGCGRGDTVAWLVEQGFDALGIDVRADYVANGRDYLGPDRLAVLEGEVYPFPDDHFDIVISDQVFEHVADLAQLAKEVARTTKPGGVGLHVFPAKWIWTEPHLRAPAVHWLPKGRLRRGAIKLALATGRTAPYFTEWTLAERTRIFSDYSEHETFYRRPAEIRRVLEAAGLSVNLRDASRQRVLFKLGYPGLPAPLIRLAAWMYRNTRVMYLTTSKASE; translated from the coding sequence ATGGACCTGCCGTCCCTCAACGAGCACGACGGCCACGTAAAACTCAGCCCTCTACAGGGGGCAAGCGATCCGGGGCCGTCGATCGCGAACTGGCTGTTCAGGGTCTCTGATGGCCGCCAGCGGTCATCGCTGCGAGTGCTCGACGTCGGGTGTGGACGTGGTGACACTGTCGCCTGGCTCGTCGAGCAGGGATTCGATGCGCTCGGCATCGATGTCCGCGCCGATTACGTGGCGAACGGTCGCGACTATCTTGGGCCCGATCGACTGGCGGTGCTCGAGGGTGAGGTCTACCCGTTTCCGGACGATCACTTCGACATCGTCATATCCGATCAGGTCTTCGAGCATGTCGCAGACCTCGCGCAGCTCGCGAAAGAAGTTGCACGGACAACGAAACCGGGTGGCGTCGGGCTGCATGTCTTCCCCGCGAAGTGGATCTGGACGGAACCCCACCTTCGTGCCCCGGCCGTGCATTGGTTGCCAAAGGGAAGACTCCGTCGTGGGGCGATCAAGCTGGCGCTGGCCACTGGCCGGACGGCGCCCTACTTCACCGAATGGACGCTGGCGGAACGCACCCGAATCTTCTCGGACTACAGCGAACACGAGACGTTCTACCGCCGTCCTGCCGAAATTCGTCGCGTGCTGGAGGCTGCCGGTCTGTCGGTCAATCTGCGCGACGCTTCCCGACAGCGCGTGCTCTTCAAGCTCGGTTACCCCGGGCTGCCTGCACCCCTGATCCGGTTGGCGGCCTGGATGTATCGCAACACACGGGTCATGTACTTGACGACTTCGAAAGCCAGCGAGTAA
- a CDS encoding glycosyltransferase — MRVCFFIANLGDGGAQRQCVALLNALQHTTEIDLHLILLGPGQHESSLELARLRVHRTEVRNFADPRSLVFVIRTLRRLRPDLLISWLHPADIWSYAATRVIRRVPWVLTERGSTYPDEAVYNVRKRFGSRGAAAIIANSRPGSELWESLAPRGRVMVIPNMVLESQLPPATADDGTPSVDCLFVGRLERQKNVSAMTAAFTRFAGVHPQSKLVVVGSGTHDQDVRRIAVSAGMESRVHLLGFRSDVPTLMAAARVLLSFSLNEGMPNVVMEAVAVGLPAVVSDIPEHRALLGADYPFYVRLDATADEAAEVISAAWTSGAEMVEHAYSFARGVLRASSPDRVVAAYVDAFADVVARENDRALRLDRIGRGQTRS, encoded by the coding sequence ATGAGGGTCTGCTTCTTCATCGCGAACCTCGGAGACGGGGGTGCACAACGACAATGCGTCGCGCTGCTGAACGCACTTCAGCACACGACGGAAATCGACTTGCACTTGATACTTCTCGGTCCTGGACAACACGAGTCCTCTCTCGAACTGGCTCGACTGCGCGTGCACCGCACCGAAGTGAGGAACTTCGCAGACCCCAGGTCGCTCGTCTTCGTGATCCGCACACTGCGCCGTCTTCGACCGGATCTACTGATTTCCTGGCTTCATCCGGCCGACATTTGGTCGTACGCGGCCACCCGGGTAATTCGGCGAGTGCCCTGGGTGCTCACCGAGCGCGGGTCTACCTACCCCGACGAGGCGGTCTACAACGTCAGGAAACGCTTCGGCAGTCGTGGGGCCGCGGCGATCATCGCGAACTCACGCCCTGGCAGTGAGTTGTGGGAGTCCCTCGCACCCCGGGGCCGAGTGATGGTTATTCCCAACATGGTGCTCGAATCCCAGTTGCCACCCGCAACTGCTGACGATGGAACACCATCGGTCGACTGCTTGTTCGTCGGCCGGCTCGAACGCCAGAAGAACGTCAGTGCGATGACCGCGGCGTTCACCCGATTCGCCGGGGTGCATCCACAATCCAAGCTCGTCGTCGTGGGAAGTGGAACACATGACCAAGACGTGAGACGAATCGCAGTGAGTGCCGGCATGGAAAGTCGGGTCCATTTGCTTGGGTTTCGGAGCGACGTACCAACACTGATGGCGGCTGCACGGGTGCTCCTGTCCTTCAGCCTCAACGAGGGCATGCCAAACGTCGTGATGGAAGCCGTGGCAGTCGGCCTGCCGGCCGTCGTATCGGACATTCCGGAGCACCGGGCGCTGCTCGGGGCGGACTACCCGTTCTACGTGCGCCTCGATGCGACCGCAGACGAAGCCGCGGAGGTCATCAGCGCAGCCTGGACGTCTGGGGCCGAGATGGTGGAGCATGCCTACTCATTCGCGCGCGGCGTCCTGAGAGCGTCGAGTCCAGACAGGGTCGTGGCAGCGTATGTCGATGCCTTCGCGGACGTCGTTGCAAGGGAGAACGATCGGGCGCTTCGACTGGATCGAATCGGCCGGGGCCAGACTCGTTCATGA